One Camelina sativa cultivar DH55 chromosome 3, Cs, whole genome shotgun sequence genomic window carries:
- the LOC104778628 gene encoding pentatricopeptide repeat-containing protein At1g08610-like encodes MASSNSLLEVHFLHMPSLSPKQTSLCLLNPLSCRKMSSLDWKQEIVLKKDVYMMRCQGVLNGVCIDHVNDVTERSSEFHHYGVGTNLRAREKPRKHLGSSSLSSDGPITENDQETNNEILHNLCSNGKLTDACKLVEVMARHNQVPHFPSCSNLVRGLARIDQLDKAMGILRIMVMSGGVPDTITYNMIIGNLCKKGHIRSALVLLEDMSLSGSPPDVITYNTVIRCMFDHGKAEQAIRFWKEQLRNGCPPYMITYTVLVELVCRYCGSARAMEVLEDMAVEGCYPDIVTYNSLVNYNCRRGNLEEVALVIQHILSHGLDLNTVTYNTLLHSLCSHEYWDEVEEILNIMYQTSYCPTVVTYNILINGLSKARLLSRAIDFFYQMLEQKCSPDIVTYNTVLGAMSKEGMIYGFCRANLVEDASQVLKETSNRGNGIRGSTYKLVIQGLCKNKEMEMAIEVVEIMLTSGCKPDETIYTSIVKGVEEMGMGSEADQLQKKLKQWKLSREV; translated from the exons ATGGCTTCATCAAATTCGCTACTTGAGGTTCACTTCTTGCATATGCCAAGTTTGTCTCCAAAGCAGACGAGTCTCTGTTTGTTGAATCCTTTATCTTGCAGAAAGATGTCTTCTTTAGATTGGAAGCAAGAAATTGTGTTGAAAAAGGATGTTTATATGATGAGATGCCAGGGCGTGCTCAATGGTGTGTGCATCGACCATGTAAATGATGTTACTGAGAGAAGCTCAGAGTTCCATCACTACGGTGTCGGTACTAACTTGAGAGCAAGAGAGAAACCGAGGAAGCATTTAGGTTCTTCGAGTTTATCGTCTGATGGACCAATTACGGAGAACGACCAAGAGACAAACAATGAGATCCTTCATAACCTATGCAGCAATGGGAAGTTAACAGACGCTTGCAAACTTGTCGAGGTGATGGCACGTCATAATCAGGTTCCTCATTTTCCTTCTTGCTCAAACTTAGTCCGCGGACTAGCTAGAATTGATCAGCTGGATAAAGCAATGGGTATCTTGAGAATAATGGTAATGTCTGGTGGGGTTCCAGACACTATTACCTATAACATGATCATCGGAAATCTTTGCAAGAAAGGACATATAAGATCTGCCTTGGTCCTCTTAGAAGACATGAGCTTGAGTGGGAGCCCTCCGGATGTGATTACCTATAATACAGTGATTCGGTGTATGTTTGATCATGGGAAGGCTGAGCAAGCCATCAGGTTTTGGAAGGAACAACTGCGGAATGGTTGCCCTCCATACATGATTACATACACGGTTTTGGTTGAGCTCGTGTGCAGGTACTGTGGAAGTGCTCGAGCTATGGAAGTTTTAGAAGACATGGCAGTGGAAGGTTGTTATCCTGATATTGTCACATATAATTCTCTGGTTAACTATAATTGCAGGCGAGGGAATTTAGAGGAGGTGGCTTTGGTCATTCAGCATATTCTATCTCATGGATTGGACCTGAACACCGTAACTTACAACACTCTTCTACATTCCCTTTGTTCTCACGAGTACTGGGATGAAGTGGAGGAGATTCTAAACATCATGTACCAGACGTCCTACTGTCCAACAGTTGTCACTTACAACATCTTGATTAATGGTTTAAGCAAAGCCAGGCTTTTGAGTCGTGCAATCGACTTCTTCTACCAGATGCTGGAACAAAAGTGCTCACCTGACATTGTCACTTACAATACAGTTCTAGGAGCCATGTCCAAAGAGGGAATG ATATATGGTTTCTGCCGGGCAAACTTAGTTGAAGATGCCAGTCAAGTTTTAAAGGAGACGAGCAATAGAGGGAATGGGATCAGAGGTAGCACTTACAAGTTGGTGATCCAAGGGCTATGCAAGAATAAAGAGATGGAAATGGCAATAGAGGTTGTTGAGATAATGCTAACAAGTGGATGTAAGCCAGATGAGACAATATATACCTCAATAGTTAAAGGCGTAGAGGAGATGGGAATGGGAAGTGAGGCTGATCAGTTGCAGAAGAAGCTGAAGCAGTGGAAACTGTCGAGGGAAGTGTAG